taaattctaatggTTATTCTTGATTTTGGTAATACTCTTCAAATCTAGAAGTAATTAGTAACTCATTTACTTTTGAGGGAAATCAGCATAATAATTCGAAAAGACTTTgctaatcaattattatgttaattcAATCTAAACAGGAATCCTTGAGATTCCATCATAATACTCAAATTCTAAGTCTCCAattgaaatatcaaaaaattccCCTCTTCTATAATATTCTCTAATTTCGGATGCTAAAAATGAGTAACCATCATGCGATATAATATCGTCCTGGTTggtttcatttaattaaattccaGATAGTGCACAATATTTAGATGattgatattcaatttaaagatCAAACTacatatttgataaattctaGATTTAGGCAACCACATCTGCTGTTTTTTCTATATCAggattattaatgaattcaacTATCTCTCCCACTTTCAAGTCTATTGTACTGATATTCGATGGCATTTGTTGCTGCGTATAATTCAtgtaatttctattatagtattgaatattttaataattatgtaagtaaaataaattcatctaACTTATCAATTGAAGGAAGTTATGAGATTTAATTAGCCAAcaaaaatactatttaatttgtaataatagtaggctatattgattaaagatGGGAAATGGATTATAGAGTATGATTATGGACTATTGTGTGAATTGGGAAGAATAGAgataaaattcaaagaatCAAAACCAGGGATAAATGTGACCTATTGCGATAAGTTTGAGGTAttttcttcatattattaattggatAGATCTACTTTATTCTCTATGAAGGTTTGCaattatacattttaaaaAGGAAAATGATTTTGCTGAATTCCATAAAGTTTGATTCAAAATACACAGTGGGACTTCACTACTTTAGTGGTCATTTGTTGTTATTAGGATTGGAAGGTAAATagttatttgaaattagagATTGATTTGTTAAagtttgaatttattatcaagAAGAAGGACCCTAAAATAGAAAGCGAAGTCAAGAATTccaaatcatttaaatagaaCTCAAAATACGCTAAGCTAgatcataaaaatagaaagattGATTAAGACAAATTAcctgaaattaaataacaacaaCATGAGATCGATTTTaagaaagaataaaagaaaaacaaaCCTCCCAACTAaaccaataataaaatataagaagaAGATAAATGCAAGTATTTGGCTAAGGATAATTTTGACATAGCTTATGTAAGTAAAAAGTCTATTTACACAAgcaaaaaaaaaaatagcaaagaaaaaaatagtaGAGAAGAAATTTacaaagaaaaaaattacaaagaTGAAAATGGCAAGGATGACaatatcaaagaaaaaaACAGCAAAGAAAAGAATAGTGAGGAATGgattttaagtttttatattaatgaagactttttatttttctggAGCGATAAAGATTTAACTATTATGAAGTAGGCAATGATAGCTCAAATTCAAAAGGAATGggataatgataatatttaggGATTCTCCAATTGGTTTAATAGagttaaattgtaaattgatGACTAATCAGAAGGAACATATAATACTATTCAAACAATAACCTTCTAATTGGTGTAAAAATATCATGATCTCACAAAACatgaaaatttgataacTTAAGTCTTGcattttatagaatataGATATTTTGTAACTGGATTTGAAACAGGATAAATAAAACTGTGGAAAATTAATACTGCAGTAAAACAGAGTGAATTGTTAGTACATTCATATGAAGgacattcaaaataaattgaatctttAATCAGAAGCAAGAACGATAAGATGTTTTGGAGTCAGGGCCAAGacttttcaataaaattatgggACATTTAGGTATTTgtaacaaatttaatagtttccTTAAAGCAATTTACAAATGTATACGCAGTAAATATAATTGGGATCTATTCAAATTTGCAGTTGCTAACTAGAAGTCGATTTCTATTGAGAAATGACTACGAAATGTACATTGGATACTTAAATaacaatctaaaaatatatagaaccataaattctaaaatagtgTCATATTACAAATATGATGACAGCATCCTTTTAGCACTTGATAATACACCAGGACTTTCAGTATAGGAGAACTGCGAGCCTATTATCTTGTATCCACCTCCTAAGTCTATGGAAGTAAGATAAATTGTTACTGATGGTCAATTGTACTTCATGCTGTTAGAAACAGGAATGTTGttcataaattctaattaaacttaaatataatgCATTTAAAGTGAAGAGATTATGGATTTTGACAGTTATCATATGGTTTAGGTAATTGTTTCAGTGTATCTtccttaaaaaattaaactcCCTTGTTATGATGCTGATTTTGGTCAATCTAGAGATTTGTAATGTTAAGAATAGTTAATTTTTGGTATGTCAAAAGGATCAGTGATTGCAGTTCAGAAGAATAATCCTAAGAAAATATATGCAAGAATGAGTTATCATAGGGAAAAGGTTATTAACATTGCTGAGATAGATAATTATCTATTCACTTATTGTTCTGAAGGGCTgttgaaattgatttctataacagaaaagtaaataaagTGTATCAGATCcttcaattctaattaataaattgcatATTTTACTACTTTCCATAACAAAGCCTTATTTTTCACTTATAAGGGtccatttcaaatttttaaattcaaaaatgagTAATTGTATTTACATTGTGATGACAAAGGAAATGATCATGAATAACAAGTTCTGTCAGTCGATTATCAATAGAAAACTAAGACTTATTTGACAGCCGCATCGGATGGTAAGATTAAGTTATGGTCCTCAAGAAAAAtcctattgatttaattgataatggAAGATAACCTAGAGGGAGCGTGGGTTTTGAagtaaaatctattaatagcTCATTGTGGAAAggtattattcattatattccATAGCTCTCTTTAATATCCTTAGAAGATTGCAAATTTAACACCATAAATCATAACCAACCTAAATAGaaaaaggaataataaataaaatttgaagacTATTATCAACTAATAAAGATTTAGTAACAgcaatagaaataataggCTGATACAAAAATCATTCAGCAGTAGGAAGTACtcaataaacaataatataaattgaaaaataaagcCTCTGTATCCTATGTGGCCggaaaaatatattatgaaGAGAATAATAAACCTATCATTTTATACAAGGGAAAAGACTCCGATTTGGATTCTTCAAAGCATTCGTCTTAATCAAGcatttcaatttaagaaCAAATTCactcttaataataaacttagtaatagattataagaccaaaaaagtaaaaagaTTTACTTCATGATTGGGAAGGATTGTAAGAGTATGAGgagaatagaattaataggTTCTAACCTATTTAAGCTTTAccaaaattacttttaaattcaGTAGATAGAAAATAACCTTCGCGCTAAAGAATTATAAGTCGGAGAGATTTGActctttaaagaattatattacAGAGCATCAACTAATGAttaataacaacaattaaatataaattacatattatattttatcatgattattatttaacaacACCCACTTTTGCTGGTCTTAAGACTCTCTCACCAATAGCATATCCTTCTTATGCAACATAGCATATTGTTCCTGGTTCTTTTTCAGGATCTTCAACCTAGAATAGGGATTCATGAAAGTTTGGATCGAATTTCTATCCAATCACATTCATCTTTTGTACTCCAAATTTCTTGTAtactttttctaaaattgaatgagTCATGACAACACCTAAATTTAATCGATTTCATGAATACCTTCTAATAATGGATTATTTTCTGGTTTGTCAGTAGTGCTTGCAATAGCTCTTTCTAAGTTATCTTGGACATCTAGTAATTCTTTGGCGAAATTTGAGATGgcaaatacttttaattgcTCCTTCTctctaagaataattaataacaatagataCTTTAAAACTCTTTTTGATGACAATTCTGATTCTTCTATTTCTGCTTTTAAGGCATCTCTTAATTCCTTGATTTTTGTGTTGTGATCCTTATTGGATGCctctaattaattgatcaatttgatttgatcATGAATTTTTTCCTTGTGATCTTTGATTTGAGtctctaatttttcaatttattttgagtAAAATGATTCAACTCTATGTAATTTGTCTTCGTGAGATTCATCAAGGGATTCTACTTTTTCATCTTGTTTTGTAGAAGCTTCCTTTTTTTCTTGCTCTGCTTTTTGTTCTTATTATTAGGCTTTCTCCTATTTGTGATCATTCTTGTGAGTATCATGCTTCTTGGTCTTttcagaaaataaatatattgatgtTTATTGTAGTCCTTATCTGAAAAATACTTGTTATGGAGATGATATGAGACCGAAAACTCTTGCTCCTATTCTCAAACctttcatttaataacaccgcaaattaaattttattaataaatattgaaattatgaaCTTATGAattctatataaataaaatttattattttaatgttatatATCATTATACAGAAATGGATTTTTCTTTATCTGGAAGTTTTTGATCTagaatgaaatatttgacCATCCAATAAGCCTCTTTTCTACGATCTGTTGGTACCATATGTCCAGCATCTCTGACTGTGACAAATTGCAATCCTTCAATAGAAAACACACTTCCtgcattttattatttatccaCTGTCCTTTCCCCTGGAACATACCAAGCTCTCCAATTTTCAGTTGttgataattctattttaaaattgtaatttacataattcattttgtaGCAATTGAATCCAAAATAAAGTACCAGTTATAGGTACAACTGAATCAATATCTCCACTAAAATGCATGATTCTAAtcttctttgatttaataagaGATTCATAAATGTAATATGATTGcctttcaaatttttcataaacGAAATCGTCATCATCAGTACAGACATCCCATTCAGAACTATCAGGTTTAATATGAGTAATCTATTTCCATTTTGGATCTCTAAAAAGAACATACAATCCCTTGTCATCAGTACATGAACCGAATTCTTCATCGTTTTACCTATTTTTTGGTTTGAATTTTTTCAACATGGGATCATTTTTCCTTAGCAAAAATTGTTCAGGTTTGTAATTGTAACAATAACCATAGATATTGTATGGATTCATGAGAAACACTCTAAAGTAGAATTATGGATAATTACGATGGtgattcataatattaattaacgACTTGATCCAAAAATTCGAAACAATCTCCATGTAAATTATGTAAATCTGAGCATTTCCcactattttataaatgttaaGCGACTTTGTATTGTTCCTCACTGAGAAAGCCTTGTCTAGCAAAGAACTCAATAGTGTGGATGGGATAAAGGTCGGCCACATCACTGCATTCAGTAGGATGAGTGCAACCATTACCAATCATGATTCCTTTTAGATGGATGGCTTTGTCAGGATGCTATTCATTATGCTTCAGTATTTAATTAGCTAACAATGGAATATAGATTCCAGCATAGCTTTCTCCGGCTATGAAAAAGTCTTTGGCCTAATATTCTGGAAATCTTTCAAAAAAATCCACAAGTGCTCTCAAATTCTATATTGCCACTGTGTCATCATTCACATTGCCATTACCATACGAATAACCTACTTTGGCGGGGGATTCTAAATACAACATATGTGCCTAGAAGTATAAGGtgaaattttacaaattttgtCCAAGCCCATTTGTTCTCGTAGAATTCAGCTGTTCCGTCCTTGAATACAAATGGCCCATTTTCATTCACTGCTCCTTAGAGTGATGAGCAACCTGGTCCTCCATTCAGCCATAGCATGACTGGAGTGTTTTCTTCAGTGAAATCATCTTCAAAGGTGGAtgtcataaaataataatgaaaataggTTTTATCATCATCTATGGCTTTCAGATACCCTGAATACATTTAGcctttgaaatcaaatacGCCATCTGTGTATTCTTTTAAGTCATCCGATTTAACTAGGTCATCCTAGGCTGTAATGGCTAGAGATAAGCAAATCAATAGTTGAAttgctattaattatttcatttaattaattaatttaattaattgataatgtCCTATTTTAGCAAGCTTTTGCCCTTTCCACCGAATATCGAAAAACAAGAAATCCCAAATGACGTAAACGAAATCATTCAAACCTTGATTACTAAAGAGGCTTCGCTTTAACAATGGGAAAGCATTTCTGTAATCTAATggtttaatatattttatatagtaCGCCCTTTTCAACCATAAAAGATATGATGACTTCCTGgaattgatgaaatatttgactaacaatctaattaataagttcAACGATGATCAAagtaagaaaatcaaaataagaatctataattcattatctttatattatttgatttaagcCACAAGGTAGGATGGCTTTGATAAAGCATCAGACTACTTTGACAATGTGGTCAAAAATTTCAACTTATCAGATAAATACGATTTTGTCAGCCACACATTTAGTATTAAAGGGTTGTTCTCATTTTATAAGGGAGACAAAGACTAAACATTTAGTTATTACAGAACTTCATTCGATGAGACAAGCTCCGCAAGgtattcaaatttctttaCATCATCATAGAGATACCTTGTCTGTCACTCCTTGCATTGGAACCGCATAAGCCTATTTCGCAGTTGGTAATTATAAGgattctttataatatttcaaaagagCCCTTAAACACAAACCAAATATTGCCGGCAAAGCAAGATTGGGATTGGCATATTGCTATTACAATCTGGAATAATACTCATTGGCTTACTATGCATTCAAGAGAGTCTTGCAATTGGTAAATAATGTGTAGTAAACCCTAGGAACCTCGAAATGTAGAGGCTCACATTGGATTGGCAGTTTTAGCTTTTGACAAAGGAGATTATGATGAGTATTTCAATAGGTTATGCAAAGCCTTTACTATTAACTAGAATCATCCAATCACTCTGTATCATTTGAGTGAACATTACCTATTTAAGCTAGATTATTAGAGAGTATTAAgttcaattctaattctagGCTATGATCTGCatataaaatggattaaaagCTTTGGATAATGTATCAAGGTTTCAATTCAAAGAGAAATCTTAAGAAGATCAGTTCAGGAATGATTGGTCATAGTTGAAATGCAGATATCTCTATTTGATAGGTTTAATTAAGCAAATTGAAGGCGAATACGAATAATCTCTCAAATATTATAACCAAGCCAAGTAGTACAACAGAAACAATGTTTTAGTTCTACTGGGGTTGTCTTAATTATACTTGAATCCTTAATCTCAAAATTACACTGAATCCTACAAATTGGCAGAAAAAATCGCTAAACAATATGAAAATACTGATTTCATGTGggaattatataaataattagcgTACATCCAATCAAAAAATCTACAAATTCGTAAACCAGTTATTGAGACTTACAGAAAGGCATTGCAATATAATGATAAGGATTTTGAAACATTGATTGAATTTgcttaataaatagaaaatgaggATGCGTCAACCTATTACTAAACTGCTGAAGATCTActcttatcaaaatttaataattaaaagaatactATGATTCTACAAAAAATAACagaataaatcatatttccAGAATTATACATTAATATGGGTGTTCATTTGGCTAATACCGATTTATTAAAAGCCTTGAAGAGTTATGAGAAatgttaataattgatagagGAATTTCAGATTCCAGATTATGTTGTAGACACTACAGAGGAGGCTTCTAAATAGGAAGTGTaacttaagaaaaatatGTATCAGATTGTCCTTTCGTTTAACAAAGGCATTTTGATGGAATAATTGGGAGATTATGTGACAGCCATGgaattacattaataatgCATCAAGAtaaatccttattttattgatagtTATGTGAGATTGAGTTATTTGCAATTTCATCTTGGAGATTACAAAGATGCTTTACGAACTATATcagattctaaaatttattatgaacaGTATGTTAATCATAACAGGAATTATAAAGGTTAGAATCCTGTTCCTATGATTCACGGATACATAGCATATCAACTATAGGATTAAGGAGGAGCAgttgattaattcaaaagatATGGAGAGGATTGTTATTCAAAAATCTTCTTAATGGCTCATGATTATCAATTGGCAGCtgataaaactaaaaatgaCGATTAgcaattcaaaaagaaagtTTTGAGACAAATTGCCAGTACAGGCATGAAGTTACTGTAACATGAGCCAAAAAACTTATAAGCTGCTATTACTTTGATATTGGTTATTGCGGAGTTAGGCAAATACACAGAAGCCCTGAATTTATTGGGAGATCTTTAAGAATATGCTCATCAATAACCAAGAATTCTTAGCAATTTGGCAATCTTGGATTGTTTGATAATgcctaataataattaatcagcTAAGACttactttaaaaaatattatgagaAAACCAATTATAAACCAGATGAACATACTGATCTTGCTGTTGCCAAAATGTAtctgaataataagaaatatcgAGAGAGTGCCAATGTCATTAAAAGGCAAATTCTCAATAATCCAGGAGATTTGAAACATAGACTTAATCTCAATATGGTGGTTCATTAATACTGTTATGAGATACAAGAGGAGAAATGTTCTTATAAACTATTGAGAACAGCAGTAACCTACTTTAAATGCTTATTAAAGAGTTATGAATACATGTCGTAAGGAATCTGTTGGTCAAATAGAGAATAGTAGCATGAGACTGAACATAGACATATCATCAGAtagaatcattaattaatgagatAGAAGAGCGAGGACAAGTTTAACTTTATTCATAGTTTTTAAACCAACTTTGATAAATTACTGAAAGAGGCAGAGGAAAAGGAAAAGATTaaggaagaagaataataaatgttagAATAATAGAGAAGAGAGAAACTAGAAAAAGCAGCAACTTAATAACAGCAGAAATAAGAACAAATAGATTCTACTTAAATGGAGAAGTTAGCTAGAATTGCTGCTGATTTATTGAGTAATCTAAATATGGATTAGGagtttgaaaattaaattcaggGAAAACAAAGCAAATAAGGTAAGTTAAGTAAGAAGGAAAGGAAGAGGAGATAAAAGGAGTAAGCCAAAGCTAAGAAGGAGGACGACGAATTCATTGAATCTGACGATGAAGATTATAATTCTGAATAGGCTGAAATTGATGAACAATATGCGAAAGAAGAGATTGGCGAGGATTCAGAagaacaattaaatgaataagagGCTTATGAAAAGAGAAATACTAATAAGtaatcaaagaaaaagaagaaaatcaaGTAGAAAGAAGTCAAATAAAAATCCAGATTACAAGtacatataatttataatgcttatttagaaataagtTGATATTAGTGATTAAGAAGGTGTCTATGAATCGCAGGActctaataaatatgaagatttattttgaattacattaaaacaaagataatattatttataaaataacataaatttattatggcAGGTGAGTTTACAGGTGTTTGTGGTGCTTGTTGTGGAATCAGCAGtttcattctatttttaatgatcATATTATCGTTTAGTTCATTAGATTATAATGAGGTTGGTTTAGATTATAGTTCAATTACTAAAACAATATCTCCTAAAATCTATTAGGCAGGAATCCATTTCCTAGGCATTGGACACGAGTTCATCACTTTCCCTAAGACAGTTTAGACTGTTGAGTTTTCTGATGATAAGACTGCTGACAGAAAAATGATACATTCAAGAACTAGTGATGGTTTAGAAGTGGTGTTAGAAatctcattttaatatacgtaacttatttaaattaatactagTTACAATTTAACTTAACTCTACTCTTTGTTTGCAACATATTAAACTAAGCACAAACCCATCCTCATTAGACAGTCTATTGACATTCTTTCTTTTGTTGCCACTCAATACTCAGCCTACGACTTTTTTATGGACAGATAAAATATAGGAATTGCAATGTAGGCAGCCTTAGACGAATTATTTGAGAAGGAATTGTATTCCAATTGTGAGTTTTTTCAACTTCGTTCTGTGGATTTACCGAACGACTTTGAAAATGCCATTTGGAGTTCGGAAGTGAAGAAGCAAGAGATTGTTAAAGCCTAAGCTCAAAAGAACAAAACTGAAGTGGAACTGGAGACTAACAAGATGACTGCCTTATACAACAGAGAGGTTGTGTTGAATTAGGCTTATGGTGAGGCCAATTCTACTCTTTCAAATGGGAAGGCCAAGGCTGATGCATTTTTGACCATTTAGGAGGCCAATTAAAAAGCGTAAATATTAGTCAGATTCTATATTTAGATTCAAGTCTTTAAAGGAGCATTTGAAGTTGGATGGGAAAGGggtaattgattatttgaaaaataaagcATTAAGAGATTATGAAGgagatgatttattaatttttatttgatttaataatttgatagtTAAAAATTACATTCAATGTCTAAGGAAGAGGACCATAGTGAAGTAGAGGATCATATTCTAAGAAGATTCGATTTATAAGAATACAAAGGGAAAGGAGCGTACGGAATAGTATGGAAGGCTTATGATACTAAAACCAAATAAATTGTTGCATTGAAaaaagttttattttaaaataagctAGGTGTTTGATGCCTTTCAAAATTCTACAGATGCATAAAGAACTTACAGAGAAGttgtatttttgaaataattaaataatcatgaTAACATAGTTAAACTGATATCTGTTATAAGAGCAGATAACAACAAAGATTTATACATGGTTTTTGAGTATATGGAGACAGATTTGCACAGAGTAATTTTCCCTTAAATATGTAATAGGTTATCAGAGCTGAATTGTTAAACAACATGCACATCTAATATGTGATGTACTAAATTCTCAAATGTCTCAAATACATACATTCTGGACAGCTAGTTCACAGAGATTTGAAACCAGCCAACATTTTGATCAACGCAGATTGCCACATCAAAGTAGCCGATTTTGGATTA
This window of the Paramecium tetraurelia macronuclear, complete genome genome carries:
- a CDS encoding Co-chaperone GrpE, yielding MKGLRIGARVFGLISSPQQVFFRQGLQQTSIYLFSEKTKKHDTHKNDHKQEKAQQQEQKAEQEKKEASTKQDEKVESLDESHEDKLHRVESFYSKQIEKLETQIKDHKEKIHDQIKLINQLEASNKDHNTKIKELRDALKAEIEESELSSKRVLKEKEQLKVFAISNFAKELLDVQDNLERAIASTTDKPENNPLLEGVVMTHSILEKVYKKFGVQKMNVIGQKFDPNFHESLFQVEDPEKEPGTICYVAQEGYAIGERVLRPAKVGVVKQQS
- a CDS encoding Serine carboxypeptidase II, whose translation is MKQLIAIQLLICLSLAITAQDDLVKSDDLKEYTDGVFDFKGQMYSGYLKAIDDDKTYFHYYFMTSTFEDDFTEENTPVMLWLNGGPGCSSLQGAVNENGPFVFKDGTAEFYENKWAWTKFAHMLYLESPAKVGYSYGNGNVNDDTVAIQNLRALVDFFERFPEYQAKDFFIAGESYAGIYIPLLANQILKHNEQHPDKAIHLKGIMIGNGCTHPTECSDVADLYPIHTIEFFARQGFLSEEQYKVAQHLQNSGKCSDLHNLHGDCFEFLDQVVNQYYESPSVFLMNPYNIYGYCYNYKPEQFLLRKNDPMLKKFKPKNRQNDEEFGSCTDDKGLYVLFRDPKWKQITHIKPDSSEWDVCTDDDDFVYEKFERQSYYIYESLIKSKKIRIMHFSGDIDSVVPITGTLFWIQLLQNELQLSTTENWRAWYVPGERTVDKQQNAGSVFSIEGLQFVTVRDAGHMVPTDRRKEAYWMVKYFILDQKLPDKEKSISVQ